A stretch of the Azorhizobium caulinodans ORS 571 genome encodes the following:
- a CDS encoding NlpC/P60 family protein, with protein sequence MTGAARRAAIVAEARAWIGTPYHHRASVRGEGTDCLGLVRGVWRAVMGAEPEPLPPYAADWAEASRTETLIAAAGRHLVPVQTAAMQPGDVLLFRFRTHLPAKHCALLSAPGRMIHAYDGAAVCEGDFAPWWQRHLAAVFAFPGR encoded by the coding sequence GTGACGGGCGCCGCGCGCCGCGCCGCCATCGTAGCGGAAGCCCGTGCCTGGATCGGCACGCCCTATCATCACCGGGCCTCCGTGAGGGGCGAGGGGACCGATTGCCTCGGCCTGGTGCGCGGCGTCTGGCGGGCGGTGATGGGCGCGGAGCCCGAGCCTCTTCCGCCCTATGCCGCCGACTGGGCGGAGGCGTCGCGCACGGAGACGCTCATCGCCGCCGCCGGCCGCCATCTGGTGCCGGTCCAGACGGCAGCCATGCAGCCCGGCGACGTGCTGCTCTTCCGCTTCCGCACCCACCTTCCCGCCAAGCACTGCGCCCTGTTGAGCGCACCGGGGCGGATGATCCATGCCTATGACGGCGCGGCGGTGTGCGAGGGCGACTTCGCCCCGTGGTGGCAGCGGCATCTGGCGGCGGTCTTCGCCTTTCCGGGCCGCTGA